The sequence cctcctctcccgccttgTCCCGGCGACCTTCTCCCCACCCGCCAGGCGGCTTGCCATGAGAggagaaaatgagagagagagagagaggaggaagggagactgggagagaagggggaagaaagagtgctgatgtggcatcctgacatgtgggacccacatgagtcCCACGCTgacgccacgtcggataaaactgGGATTAAAACCACAGATTTCGTAAGTTGagagatgtcatatatctggttttgtggttgggggacgattttgtaactcgatgacaagttgaggaacctttggtgtactttttgcaaataaaaatgtggaaaaaaaagtttttgggcCTTGTTTGAGGCCCATTTGCTCGTACACAGCCCAGACAAGGAAGCTTTACGTGAGGCTACAAGCGCATTGCTCCCGTCTCCTAGGCTTCTtccccgtcgcgccgccgcctcctctgtctgccgccaccgccgccgccgccgccatggaggcCCTCCACGAGGAGATGCCCTTCGACCTCGCCTTCCACCCGTCCTCCCCCCTCGTCGCAACCTCCCTCATCACCGGCGAGCTCTACCTGTACGATCCACGGGCGCGCCCCACTACTTCTTCATCCCCCTCCTCTGATTTTAGTTTGTTCTTATCGCGACCTTGGTAATCTTCTCTTCTTATCGAGCTGGTTTCGCAGGTTCCGGTACGCCGCGGAGTCGCAGCCTGAGAGGTACTCACGACCAACGCTGCTGTTCATCGCGCTCTGTTAGTTTGTGGTTTGCATTGATGATCCTATCATTGTATCAGGTGTTTAGGGTTTAGTTTTTAGGTGTTAGTTTTAGTCTCTCGCTCCTTGGATTCAACAACTTTACAATTACCACCTTTTGAGCTATAGATGTTCGTGCTGCTAATGCTTATTTTGAGATTTCCCTGGAATTTATGTATACTTCAGGATTTTGTAGTACTACTAGGTGCCTGTTTCAGCAGCTTATGGTAGAAAGTAAATGCTAAATGTTTGGATTATCGGCTGTATTCAGTCTTTTGTTAAGATATACACACTGTTTCCTTGATATCCAAGGGTTTCAGCCTTTTTCAGCGTTTTAGTGCTacttttattttgatataaaatttaCATGCGCTAAGCTGTCAAAGTAAATGTATTTTCATGATCTATGCAATCCTCATCCAGTAGCTACTTTTCTTTCGTATTGTCGTCTGTTCTGAGTGCTAATATGTTAAGGTTGTTGCATGTCCACTTTATATCCTGGGGATTGATGCATACTCCTTTTTTCTCTTGATTTTCAAGGTTGTTTGCGGCAAAATCTCACAAGGAGTCATGCAGAGCTGTCCGGTTTGTGGAGTCGGGAAATGGTAATAACTAATCACCAACTTTCCGCTTTAGTGATCCTTGCCGTAGTTGTGCTTATTTGCTCAAGCATGGTGCTGCAACATTAGCAGATTCGTGTTCATAATGGAATTGTAAAACTAACTTGGATGGGAAGGAAGACACATACATTCATCTGTTAGCTCCTCTAACCATGTCGTGCGGGCTATCTTGACTTTGTGCCATGTTTCAGTGATTTTGACAGGATCTGCTGATTGCTCAATTCTTGCCTCTGATGTGGAAACTGGCAAACCCATTGCTCGCTTGGAGGATGCACACGAGTAAGTTTTGTCAGTTTGCAGACTTGCAGTTCTTTCTTTGAATTTTGCTTGTGGAACTAaatatcttcttctttcttAAAATATTATAGGAATGGCATAAATCGCCTTGTGTGTCTTACTGAAACTACTGTTGCTTCAGGTGATGATGAAGGTTGCATTAAGGTATTATAAGTAGTCAATCTGGTTTAACCGTGCATGGTTGTTGAGTGTAGGCCAGCTTTATCATTGACTCTTAAAACCTGTATATTTAAAAGGTGTGcaaatatatattattgataAGCTTATTTACCCAAGGATGTCTTGTTCGTGAGTATACATATATGCACATCAGCACATGATTGGGTAATAAGCAGAAAAGACCATCCTGGCCAAAATTCCATGTACATTTGTTTTTGGACCGACACCTGCATTGTATTGTGTGTTATTGACTATAGTTTGCCTCTTTGGTAAAGTCAATTTGAAGTAAAATAGCTGTGCAATTTTAGGTATGGGATACTCGGGAACGTTCCTGCTGTAACACCTTTCACTGCCACGAAGATTACATATCAGATATGACATATGTATCTGACTCAAATCAAATACTGGCAACAAGGTAAATAATTTTATTCGCCTTCAAGCCCTGATCAATATGCATGTCATTCAGTATGCATGCGAAATCTGCTTTTTTGTTGGAAAGAGATCAGCATTGCTTGGCTTATACACCATTTTATGTAATTATTCATGAAGCAGCTCCAGCCATTTAGGCCCTACTTGGAACACATGGATTTGAAAGGAAACTTTTACATTCCAGCACGAATTCAGTAAAATTTCCACGTTCCTTTTTTTAACAAAGGAACTATAATTTCTGGCTTCTGCACCAACTAAGGATGCTCAAAGCCATATTTGTGGATACCAGGATTTGAACCTTATATAATTTACTTCATACTGGTTCAGAAACTACTCATTTGTTTCTTAGTGCAATGGTGTTGTATTAATGATGCTAATGTTTTGTTGTCTCactgaattttatttttcctttgtgTTACTTTTGCTCGTTCAATTCTAAGCAGAAGTCTTCGTTGCCTTGATGTTTGGTAATCAGAACTAACTACTTGGGTTGTTTGCAGTGGCGACGGGACTTTATCTGTCAGCAATCTTCGTAGGAATAAAGTGAGTTGCTTTATAGTATATCAATGTTGTTCCAGTTTATTGAATTCTAGTTGGTTATATGATTTTGTGTATACTATCATATGCTATTTTGCATACTCATATGCTTCCTGTTACATTAACAGGTAAAATCACAATCTGAATTTTCAGAAGATGAGTTACTATCTGTGGTGGTAATGAAGGTAACTATTTTAATGACTAATGTTAATAAAGTCTTCCGTGTGTAATTTCATGGTTACTGAATTAGAGTTGTTTCTTTGTGATTCTCAGAACGGTAAAAAAGTTGTATGTGGCACCCCAAGTGGAGCTCTGTTGTTATATTCATGGGGATTTTTTAAGGATTGCAGGTACTAATTTTTTCACTACCCTATACTTAACTTGATgaactagatttttttttgtcctgaaTATTTATATTTCCATTCATCTACTCTTGCTCGGTGTTTGAGCTGTGGTTATATAAaatgcataaaaaaaactaaaaaaatgtatCATAATCTCTTCATTCAACTACTGGGATGGCAGACCAAAGTTGTAAGTTTTGTCATTTTGAGTTGTGTACTGACTGTATATGTGTTGTGGCTAGTGACCGCTTTCTGGGGCATGCACAGTCTGTTGATACAATGCTGAAGGTTAGAGCCTAAACCTTGTGACAATTCTTATTGTAGCCTACTATTTGTTGTTATATGCAATCCTTTGTAAGCCAaatgtcttctttttttcttttagctgGATGAAGAAACTCTAATATCTGGTGCATCGGATGGTGTGATCAGGTTTGGTGCCTTGCTTCCCTTTACCCTGCCCCAGTTCCCAATAATATGTATTGCTGTTTTAACATGATGCCCATGTTTTCCTTTCAGATTAGTGGGTATCTTACCTAACAGGATCATTCAGCCACTCGCTGAGCATTCAGAATATCCAATTGAGGCCCTTGGTACGTTCTGATCATTTGCTGCCTGCTTAAAATACGTGTAAAAAGTACATATGTTCTAACTAGTTACTTACCTTTGCATCACAGCTTTCTCAAATGACAGAAATTATCTAGGCAGCATTTCACACGATAAAATGTTGAAGGTGATCTCTCTTTTCCCATCCCCCCCATAGCGCACCATATTTTTAGTCTAAATAACTGTATCCTATCTAGGAAGCATTTCACACAATAAAATGTTGAAGGTGATATCTCTTTTCCCATTCCCCCATACCGTACCAAATTCTTAGTCTAAATGACAGTATCCTGATTTATACAGCTCTGGGACTTGCAAGACCTCTTGAATCGCCAACAGTTAGTTCAGGATGATAAACTTGGTGAACAAGATAGTGATGACAGTGATGATGACGGTATGGATGTAGACATGGATCCGAACTCTTCGAAAGGTAGCATATGATTTTAACATAGAGCATTGCTATAGCAATACCGTTCCTGTCTTCTCATAGTTGTGCTAGCCTATTCTTTGCTGGAAGTTATTTCATACTAAGTTCTTTTCTGGTTGGTCAGGATCAAGGAGTACAAAGACAAGCAAGGGTCAGAGTTCAGATAGACCCACATCAGACTTCTTTGCAGATTTGTAGCCTAACCATTTCACAGGGCAAGGTTGTCCACAAGCAATTTTTGACGGCCGATGCAGTTTTGATATTTTCCGTTGCAATGCATATCAATGTTGTTTACTAGCGCATCGGCTTGTATTAGGGTGTGATTTTCATGATCTCTCACCAACAGGGAGAGACGATATGTTCAGTTATCAATATTCAATATTGAGGGGAAAAAATGTTCTAGGATGTGCTCAATTGAGGTATACTAGTATTGTAAAGTGCTAAAGTGCCCTGATATTGTCGAATGCGTGAAGCATGGatcttctttccctttttctcaACAGTTTTTATGCTAGTCGCTTTGGCAGTTCGTGCTTCAATCATTGGAAGAATATTTTGGAGTTGGACGTGGTGTGCACTGTATTTTTTTAGACACGCAATTGTATTTGTACGCACAAAAAACATTATGAAACGACAAATTTCTGGAGAGATTTGAGCTAAATCCCTGACCCATTTATTACCACAGCGTTGTATTTGTAGTTGGAACTAGCTATAGGACAGAAATTTTCTTCAATGTAGTTTTGTACTACCACAGTTCTTCGTCGATTAGCCTCGGCGTCCATTCCTTCCAATCACAAAGAGCTCTCAGGCAGGATATTTGGTTGGCCTACAGATGTACTCCTATACAGCAGTACAGGGCTGTGAAGCTGTAGAAATGCATCTACCGAGGAATGAATTCTGAATTTGAGATTGGAGTAGAGGTAAGATCCCAGGTGATTGCTAGCTCATTGTGAATCTGATCTACGAAATCTTTTCAATTCCGTTTTCTCATCCCCTCTCTAATGGATCTTAAGCTAGCTAAGATGTGCTTGTTAAGAGACTATGTTTGACAGGCATGTGTTGCCGCTATTTATTAACAAAATTTGTCAAACTTTCGTTTAAGGTTAGGTGCCTAATATTTTGTCACATATCTTGTAGTAGTTTTCCAAGTCTGTGACCTATGAGACCTAGTTCATTGGAAGCAAATCTTGCTATAATCGTGGCTGCAACCAGATAGCTgtcaaatttggtcaaacttactTAAACGGAACAAACTTATAGCTGGCAACCAAACATGTCCTAAATTTGCAGTTGAGCAATCATTGAGCATGGTGTGACAACAGAGAACAAAGGTAACAGTGAGCAGCATGACAGCCAAAACTAGTGCGAGATCGATCGAAAAGAAAGTGATGCAGCTGCTGCCTCATCTTTTCAGCTCAATCAGCCTTTTCCTCTGAATCATTTGCACTCACTGACCATGCAATCATGCAACGCTGCAGCTCCACAAAAATGACACATGAAAGGTCAGATTCGATCGCCCAATCAACGTCAAGATCACACAAaggacacacaaaaaaaatggtgaCGATTGATGAGATAGCTATACGAATGAATGATTTGCCGTCCGAGGAGCATCAATTCGGGGCCTGATTGATCCGAGGATCCTGTTCGACGGAAAGGTGTCCAAAGGAAGAAGCTTTAACACTGTATCTGCTTTTGGACTCATCTCTGCATTTCGTCAGAGCTCATCGAATTCTTCAGCAACAATAGAAGGCAACAGCTACATACTAGCTCAGCTCACTTGCAATTATATTGGAGTAAATCGTGTTCATGAATACTAAGCACACATGAATGATCTCTAaatcttctctaaaaaaatgaatgatCTCTCAATAAAAACTTAGTAAGGCTAAATATTTATGCTGGCTTTCGTCTCTTAAGACCTTGTTCAGTTAATCCCTATAAGGGAGgaattggaggggatttattccacacctattgtgatgtgaaattattctctctcaatcccctccaattcTCTTCAATCCCCTCTAAATCGAATAAGGCCTAAATGTGTTATGGTCTCAGCAGTGTATTCACGGGTACCTAAGTATAGGGCATACGTGTCTTCCATATAATCTGAAAAGAAAGCTACATGCTAGCTCATCTCGCTTGCTGTTAAATTGTGTTTACAGATATTATTATGTACACGCAGCTGAGcttttaataaaaatttagtGAGACCAGGATTTGTCGTTGGCTTTTATCTTCATGAGTATGTgttacagtatatatatatgtggatcAGTGGATGTGTGTGGGTAGTAGTGTTTGTGTGTACGTGTCTTCTGTGTAATCGAGAAAGAAAAGATATATGCTAGTTCAGTGCACCTGCTGATTACACTTATCTGTACCGCAGATTCCCTTGTTCTTGGACGACTTTAAAAGCCTCGAAGATCTTTCAGGCCACGAGCTGTTGATACGTTTGCTCAAGATTCTTTCGTGTATAACAAGGTCAGATGTGGTATAGTTTAGTCCATGTCCGAGTTGTGTTCTTGGCGTTAAGTCTACTTAACCTGACTAGCACTGAACAAGACAATGCGTTTTGTTCTGTCAGGGTTTGATTTTTAGTGAAAAGTCTGGTCCCCAGATCGAACAGACAAATTAAGCTGTTAGATTAGTCTTGAAAATTGTAGATGACAACCATAACAAATCTGTGGAGATATTTCATGAGTTATTTACTAGGACAAAGTGTGCTATATATCAGCAATAATGCAACCTAAGCTTGATCAGATCATCTGATGAGTGGATTTGTCTGTCTGCA is a genomic window of Oryza glaberrima chromosome 7, OglaRS2, whole genome shotgun sequence containing:
- the LOC127778489 gene encoding WD repeat-containing protein 55, which translates into the protein MEALHEEMPFDLAFHPSSPLVATSLITGELYLFRYAAESQPERLFAAKSHKESCRAVRFVESGNVILTGSADCSILASDVETGKPIARLEDAHENGINRLVCLTETTVASGDDEGCIKVWDTRERSCCNTFHCHEDYISDMTYVSDSNQILATSGDGTLSVSNLRRNKVKSQSEFSEDELLSVVVMKNGKKVVCGTPSGALLLYSWGFFKDCSDRFLGHAQSVDTMLKLDEETLISGASDGVIRLVGILPNRIIQPLAEHSEYPIEALAFSNDRNYLGSISHDKMLKLWDLQDLLNRQQLVQDDKLGEQDSDDSDDDGMDVDMDPNSSKGSRSTKTSKGQSSDRPTSDFFADL